A region of the Arthrobacter sp. FW306-07-I genome:
GATCGCTGTCATTGCCAAGGCTGTCAGCGACAACGCCGGGGGCATGGGCCGCCAGGCTGCGGTCATCGCCGCCGCTTCCGGCCTGGTCCTGACCAGCGGCATTGCGGCCAACGCCGCCGATGCCAACGTCAAGCGCGACTCTGCTCCCGCCTCCGCGCTGGAAGTTGAATCCGCCGTCGACGCCCCGATTTCCGCCGCTTCCACCATTGCGATCAGCTTCGAGAAGCCAGCTGTGACCACCACGCCGGCCCCCGTCGTCGAGCCCGAGCCCCAGGTTCAGGTGGAGGAAGCTGCCCCTGCTCCCGCCGCCCAGCCCGTTGCCGCTCCCAAGGTCACCGCCAAGGTCGCCACCGCCGCTGCCCCGGCCGCTCCCGCAGCCCAGGCTTCTGCCAGCGGCAAGGGTGCTGCAATCCTCTCCGCCGCCTACGCCCAGCTTGGCGTCCACCAGGACTGCACCATGCTGGTGACCAACGCCCTGG
Encoded here:
- a CDS encoding NlpC/P60 family protein, producing the protein MTTRATARHRAEVTKTNSIAVIAKAVSDNAGGMGRQAAVIAAASGLVLTSGIAANAADANVKRDSAPASALEVESAVDAPISAASTIAISFEKPAVTTTPAPVVEPEPQVQVEEAAPAPAAQPVAAPKVTAKVATAAAPAAPAAQASASGKGAAILSAAYAQLGVHQDCTMLVTNALAAVGIHFHDWPAGYLSLGDTVPASQAQPGDLIYYADGGGGMAHIAVYAGNGMAVHGGFNGNDTVVFSANVGSGPVFIHVR